Part of the Methanococcus voltae genome is shown below.
TTCAAGATCATTATATTTAATCACCAGTGGAGAACCTACCGAAGTAGAAAGTAACTTTATAAACTTCGTAAAAAGCCCGGCTGGTCAAGAAATTGTATCAAATAAAGGTTACATTGCATTAGCCTAATTAATCTTAAAAAATAAACTAAATTATTAATTTATTTATAAATTTTTTATCTAATTTTTAAATATTATTGTTAATTACCCATTTAATTCATTCTTATCTTCAAAGGTGATTTTATGCCAATTATGAATTTTACAAAGTTTACAAATTTCATTAATTCAAATCTCAAAAATAATCAGAAGAATCAGAAGAATCATAAAAAACTTAACAAAAAAATTCCCGAATATACTTTAAAATTTTTTGCAATGTTCTCAAGTTCGATAATTTTTGCAATAGTAATTTTTTTAATATATAATTCAGTTCCGCTAGTAACCGAGCTAAATATATTTGATTTCCTATTAGGTGGACAATGGACGCCCTCAAAAGAGCTCTACGGGATATTACCAATGATTGTGGGTACCATACTAACAAGTTTCTTATCGTTATTGATTGCAGTGCCTTTGGGAGTAGGTTGCGCCATATTTTTGTCAGAAATAATCCCAAACAATATTTCTAAGATATTTAGAAGTTGCATTGAGATATTGGCTACAATACCTTCCGTAGTTTATGGATTTATCGGCATGATATTGCTCATACCACTTATAAGGGACATTTTCGGCGGTACGGGCTTTAGCGCATTATCTGGCGGGATAATATTATCTATTATGATATTACCAACTATAGTTTCACTTTCGGAAGATGCACTGAGGAATGTTCCAAGTGCCTTAAAAGATGGAAGTCTTGCATTAGGGGCAACAAGATTTCAGACGTTAAAAAACATAACCCTACCTTCTGCACTTAGCGGCATAATATCAAGCATTATATTGGGACTTGGAAGGGCTGTAGGCGAAACTATGGCCGTCATCATGGTTGTAGGTAACTGGGCATTGATACCAAATTCCCCACTAGAGCCAGTTAGAACACTAACAAGCCATATCGTACTTAATATTAAAGAAACTGCTACTGGTGGGGTAATTTACCACATAATGTTTGCTACAGGTCTTGTTTTGCTCATTGTGGTTATGGCATTAAATTTAATTGCAAAATACGTTAATTCAAAGTATAATTTGAATAATTAACTATTAAAATTAAAACAACTCAAAAGGGGTAGTTTTATGAAAAAATTTATGGTCGGTAAATTAGGTAAATTAAGTAACGTAGATAAATTAACTAAAAAGGGCTTTAAAAATACAGTACTCAATAAATATTTAATTAATTTATTAATAAGTGATGTAACTATGGATAATACTAAAAATATTAATTATTTACAAGATGAAAATGGAAAATGGAAAATGTCAAAATATTTATCCCACTCAAAAAAGCGGAAAATTGAAGAAAAAATAGCATTTTCAATATTTTATTTGTGTGGATTAACCGTATTGGGGATATTATTCTTCATGATTTGGCATATAGTCTCCAATGGAATAGGGGTAATATCATTTAGCTTTATTGCAAGCATATACAATGCAATAGTTGGTACTTTATCATTAGTATCTTTATCCATCGTATTTGCAGTTCCTTTCGGCGTATTATCTGCAATATATCTTTATGAGTACGCAAAAGATAGTAAACTTTCGCAAATTGTTAGGTTTTCGTCAGACTGCTTAGCAGGTTTACCTTCAATCGTATTTGGGATATTCGGGTATGCAATAGCGCTTAAAACTATCGGTCCTTCATTATTAGTAGGGGGAGTTATATTATCATTCATGATATTGCCAATAATCATTAAAGCAACAGAAGAAGGCTTAAAATCTGTTCCAAGCGATATAAGGGACGGTAGTCTTGCTTTGGGTGCTTCAAAATGGCAAACAATCCGTCAAATAGTGGTTCCATCTGCCATGCCTCAGATTATAACTGGAGTTATATTGGCAATGGGCAGGAGTGCAGAGGAAACTGCTGCGGTAATGTTTACAGCAGCGACGATATATGCGTCTGGTTTTGGGTTATTAAACAGAGTTGAAACACTTTCATTTAATTTATACATTACTGCTACGGAGTATTCCACACAACAGGAATTAGCGTCTGCTTACGGTATTGCGGTCGTATTATTGGGTTTGATGATTACTTTATTTATCATATCTAATTTAGTAAAAAGAAAATTTGCAAAATACAATTCTAACATTTAATTGAATTAATATAGTATGCTATAAAATAAAAAATAAAAAATAAAACAAATAGAATACTGAAATTTGGTGTAATTATGGTGACAACGATGTCAAATGAAAATATTGGAAATGAAAATATGAATATTGATAATAATACCAATATGAATACCAGTACTAATACCGATATTGAAAATAATGAATTAAAAGACATAATAATTGACACAATAATCGACGTAAAAAAATTAAACTTAAAATATGGGGATAAACAAGTTTTATTTGATGTAGATATGCCAATTTACAAAAATAAGGTTACTGCTTTAATTGGCCCTAGTGGTTGTGGTAAATCCTCCTTTATCAGATGTTTAAATCGTATGAACGATGAAATACAAAATACGGAAATTAAAGGAACGATAATGTATGAAAACATCAATATAAACGATGTAGATGTGGAAGACTTACGAAAAAAGATAGGGATGGTATTTCAAAGACCTAACCCATTTCCTATGAGTATTTATGAGAATATTGCATACGGACCTAAAATTCACGGTACTAAACTATCTAAAAAAGAAAAAGATGAATTAGTAATTGAATCTTTAAAAAAATCGGCGTTATTTGATGATTTGGATGAGCCAAACGAATCTAATAAAGTTAAGATATTGCAAAAATCAGCGCTTAAATTATCTGGCGGTCAACAGCAACGATTATGTATTGCAAGATGTATTGCAGTTTCTCCTGAAATTATACTCATGGACGAACCTTGTTCAGCATTAGACCCGATTTCCACGCTTAAAATCGAAGAATTAATTAAAGAACTTAAAAAAGATTATACTATCGTAATCGTTACACATAATATGCAACAAGCAAAAAGAGTTTCTGACTACACTGGATTTTTTATGAATGGAAACGTTGTAGAATTTGGAAAAACTGATGATTTATTCAATAATCCAAAAAATAAGTATACTGAAAATTATATAAAAGGAATATTTGGATAATTTAATAATTTAATAATTTAAATAAGTTAAATAAGTTAAATATTTTAGATAATAAAATGAAGAATGAATAAATAAAGAATAAATGAATAAAAGAAATAATTTTAGTAAGGAACAGGTAATCCTAATTCCATTCTATGAGCTATTTCTTTTTCATTTTTCTCTTTTTTCTGCAATGAGAGTTTTTGCACTAAATCCAAACCTGGTTGTACGTCCTCGATATTTTTAGTTTCTAAGACGCCCGCTTCAACCATTTTGTTTAAGTATGCTTCACCTTTTTCAGTTCTTACAAATATGGTACTCCAGCCATCTGGACTACCCACTGAACCTGTTGAGATATCTGCAAGTTCTGCAGTGTAATCGGTGCAAATATGGCAGGATTTTTGTTCATACATATGTGTATCTTTCAATTTAACGGATTTTACATCACCGTATTTTGAGTATACCCAAAATTTACCTTTTCCGATGTCTGTTTTTAAAACATCATCCATTCTGATGCCCGCGTACTCTTCTACGATTGCTTTCATACCTTCGTATGAAAAGTTTTCCATACAGAATATACCCATTACTAAAGCAATTTTCGAATCTGTGTGCCTAAATCCCATAGGATACTTGATTAATTTTCTTATAGCCTGCACTTGGCAAGGTGTTCCTACAATACCTACCTTTTCGAGTGCATATTCCCTAACGGCGTCTTTTAAAACTGATACATTAGGTGATACAGTATATTTTGTACCTGCAGCATTTAAAACTTCTTCAGGGGTTGTAGCAACTTTTGGAGCTGCATTAAATCCATCTTCGGTGTTTGCAACAATTACACCATCGAGAAGTTTACTTTCTAAGCCATATATGTAAGCTGCGGATACGATACCACCATCTTGTGCCTTTTTTAAAATTTCTTTATCTGTGGCTCTTGCAGATATTACCGTTTTATAATTTCCAAATGGGTTCAAAATACCACCTCTAAGAAATATGAGCGTATTTCATTATTTTATTGAGTTTTTTTCCTTTATTTTCCGTTTATCTGTATTTATTCAAGTTTTCGAATTATTTCTGGGAATCTAACTCTTGGACATTGAGCACTACAAATTCCACATTTTATACAGAATTCTGAATTAATGTTTGGTTTTCCTTCGACCATATCTATTGCATTAACTTGGCAAGCTGCTGCACAAGTCCCGCAACCCATACAGAGCGATTTATTAATAACTTCTTTAATTACATCGCATCCGCAAGCATCTTTTCCATATTTTGCAATTTCTGCGAACGGTTCTAAATATTCCATATCTCCTTCTAGAGCTGCTGTAAGCAATTTTACAATTGATTCTGTGGAAGGAGGGCATCCTGGAAGTGCTAAATCTACTTTAATCACGTCACCAATCGGTACAAATGAAGCGTGACTAGGTTGTGACATTTGACCGCCTCTCGCAAATCTAGTAACTCCGCCAGAAGCTGCACAAGCTCCGAGTGCTACAACAATTTTTGAGTTCTTACGGGTGGTTAATATATCATCCATTGCGTGAGGATCATCTAAACACACGCTACCCTCAACTAATGCTATATCTATACCTTCCGGTATTTTTCTTTCGATTAATATTTTATCATCGGTTTCTGTGATTTCTGTTTTTTCATCAGCCAACGTTAACGCATAAACTAACTCAACAGACCCTAAAATATCAAGTAATTTTTCATAGGTATCTGTAAGGGATATTAAACATCCTGTACAACCACTCATGTGTATATGGGCAATTCTTACCACTATATCACCATTATCGATATAATTTATTTTATTTATTCTAAAACTTAGTTAAATTAATTTATTAACTCATTAATAGTCAATTTATAGTCCATTTAGTAATTTAGTAATTTAGTATAATACATCCATAAATATATTTTAAATTTAAAATTAAATTTAAAGAAGGACTAAAAACATGTTTTTAGATTATTTTAGATTATTTTAGACTATTTATTTAATTATTTAGTCTAATTTAATTCTTCAATTATCATTTTAACCGCATCATCGATTGAATTGGTTACTTCATCCGATAATTCAAGTAATATGTCCGGTGCCGTAACTCGTTTTTGTTGACATCCGATAACTACAATCTCAACCCCGTAATCATCGTTAATTTCTCTTAACATACCTGCTAATGGCATATCGTGGGCATCCACGTGATATTTAGGAAGATTTGGTATATCTTCAACATATAGTTTTTTCAAGGTCCCTGGTTCTAAACCATAGTCAATAATATCTGCAATTACAATCTTTCTTAAAGGGGTTTCTCCATCTATTAATGATAAAATAAAGTGAGAAGCTCCCGTACCTGCGTCAATGAGTTGTATTTTTTCGGAATTTAAGATAGGATATTGCTCTTTTAATTCATTTAATCTGTTTATTATATGGTATCCAAATCCATCGTCCCCAAAAAGGATGTTACCACATCCAAGTACTAATATCTCTTTATTTAAGTATCCTGGCATAATTCACCATTTTTAGTTTGGTAGTATACAATTATAGTTTATATGTAGTTTACATATGGTTTATAAAATATATTTATAGATTTAAATTAATTATTGTATTGTTATTATATTTTTATAATATTTTTATAATATTTTTTTATATTTTTATTTGAAGTATTTCTCATTTACAACCTTATTATCGTAATCTAAGGATATCATGTGAGTTGCACAGGAAACACACGGGTCGTAGGCTCTTACAACGTGTTCAGCGAATTTATAGTGCGTACCTTCTACCGCTTTACCAATTAATGGAATATTCCATGTGGTTGCTACAATTGCGTTGTAATAGGTAATTCTACCTTTTTCGTCTATTGAAGCTTGGTGGGTGTTGTGACCTCTAGCAGCTTCGTGAACTCCAAGACCTAATTTTTCACCATCTCCCAAAATAGGGTCTTTTGCTCTTGTTGGACCGTCCACGTTTAATTCGTCGACTATTTCCATCGCTCTTTTTACGTGCACAACGTTTTCGTAAGCTCTTGCAATATGTATTGCCATCGCACCTTTTTCCTTGAAATCGTGGAATTTCGCAAATCTTGCACGTGGACCTACTTCCATCAATCTACCGTTATACCTTGGGATTGTTGTACAAGCTTGTACTGCTACTTCTTTTTCATATACATCGTATGGCGTATACTCGTGTACCTTTTTCTGGTCTATATTTTCCCTATTTCCATATGTGGAGTCAGTAGCTAAATATCCAAAGTCGTGGTATCCTAATTTTTCAGGAATTTCTGTTCCATCAACTAGTGTTCTATTTTCAAAAATAGGAATTAAATATTCGAGCTGTTCTTTTGCTAATTTTTCAAATTCTTTACATTTGTAGTATATTTTTGAAGCTGCTGAAGGAGTAATGCTTTTTAACATACCGCCCACTTTAATGTTTGGAGCGTGGATTGCTTCCCCACCT
Proteins encoded:
- the pstC gene encoding phosphate ABC transporter permease subunit PstC, giving the protein MPIMNFTKFTNFINSNLKNNQKNQKNHKKLNKKIPEYTLKFFAMFSSSIIFAIVIFLIYNSVPLVTELNIFDFLLGGQWTPSKELYGILPMIVGTILTSFLSLLIAVPLGVGCAIFLSEIIPNNISKIFRSCIEILATIPSVVYGFIGMILLIPLIRDIFGGTGFSALSGGIILSIMILPTIVSLSEDALRNVPSALKDGSLALGATRFQTLKNITLPSALSGIISSIILGLGRAVGETMAVIMVVGNWALIPNSPLEPVRTLTSHIVLNIKETATGGVIYHIMFATGLVLLIVVMALNLIAKYVNSKYNLNN
- the pstA gene encoding phosphate ABC transporter permease PstA gives rise to the protein MSKYLSHSKKRKIEEKIAFSIFYLCGLTVLGILFFMIWHIVSNGIGVISFSFIASIYNAIVGTLSLVSLSIVFAVPFGVLSAIYLYEYAKDSKLSQIVRFSSDCLAGLPSIVFGIFGYAIALKTIGPSLLVGGVILSFMILPIIIKATEEGLKSVPSDIRDGSLALGASKWQTIRQIVVPSAMPQIITGVILAMGRSAEETAAVMFTAATIYASGFGLLNRVETLSFNLYITATEYSTQQELASAYGIAVVLLGLMITLFIISNLVKRKFAKYNSNI
- the pstB gene encoding phosphate ABC transporter ATP-binding protein PstB, which translates into the protein MVTTMSNENIGNENMNIDNNTNMNTSTNTDIENNELKDIIIDTIIDVKKLNLKYGDKQVLFDVDMPIYKNKVTALIGPSGCGKSSFIRCLNRMNDEIQNTEIKGTIMYENININDVDVEDLRKKIGMVFQRPNPFPMSIYENIAYGPKIHGTKLSKKEKDELVIESLKKSALFDDLDEPNESNKVKILQKSALKLSGGQQQRLCIARCIAVSPEIILMDEPCSALDPISTLKIEELIKELKKDYTIVIVTHNMQQAKRVSDYTGFFMNGNVVEFGKTDDLFNNPKNKYTENYIKGIFG
- the frhB gene encoding coenzyme F420 hydrogenase subunit beta, with protein sequence MNPFGNYKTVISARATDKEILKKAQDGGIVSAAYIYGLESKLLDGVIVANTEDGFNAAPKVATTPEEVLNAAGTKYTVSPNVSVLKDAVREYALEKVGIVGTPCQVQAIRKLIKYPMGFRHTDSKIALVMGIFCMENFSYEGMKAIVEEYAGIRMDDVLKTDIGKGKFWVYSKYGDVKSVKLKDTHMYEQKSCHICTDYTAELADISTGSVGSPDGWSTIFVRTEKGEAYLNKMVEAGVLETKNIEDVQPGLDLVQKLSLQKKEKNEKEIAHRMELGLPVPY
- the frhG gene encoding coenzyme F420 hydrogenase subunit gamma; translated protein: MVRIAHIHMSGCTGCLISLTDTYEKLLDILGSVELVYALTLADEKTEITETDDKILIERKIPEGIDIALVEGSVCLDDPHAMDDILTTRKNSKIVVALGACAASGGVTRFARGGQMSQPSHASFVPIGDVIKVDLALPGCPPSTESIVKLLTAALEGDMEYLEPFAEIAKYGKDACGCDVIKEVINKSLCMGCGTCAAACQVNAIDMVEGKPNINSEFCIKCGICSAQCPRVRFPEIIRKLE
- the frhD gene encoding coenzyme F420-reducing hydrogenase, FrhD protein, giving the protein MPGYLNKEILVLGCGNILFGDDGFGYHIINRLNELKEQYPILNSEKIQLIDAGTGASHFILSLIDGETPLRKIVIADIIDYGLEPGTLKKLYVEDIPNLPKYHVDAHDMPLAGMLREINDDYGVEIVVIGCQQKRVTAPDILLELSDEVTNSIDDAVKMIIEELN
- the frhA gene encoding coenzyme F420 hydrogenase subunit alpha; translation: MGKTVEINPTTRHEGHTKLVLKVDDDGIVEKGNYLSVTPVRGFEKFLVGKPAEFAPIAVSRFCGICPIAHATSAVEAIEDACGIVPPKDGLLLRELTGIGNKMHSHPLHEFLIAPDFIPEKDRVEYITRIQQMRKTGQYIVDTIGGEAIHAPNIKVGGMLKSITPSAASKIYYKCKEFEKLAKEQLEYLIPIFENRTLVDGTEIPEKLGYHDFGYLATDSTYGNRENIDQKKVHEYTPYDVYEKEVAVQACTTIPRYNGRLMEVGPRARFAKFHDFKEKGAMAIHIARAYENVVHVKRAMEIVDELNVDGPTRAKDPILGDGEKLGLGVHEAARGHNTHQASIDEKGRITYYNAIVATTWNIPLIGKAVEGTHYKFAEHVVRAYDPCVSCATHMISLDYDNKVVNEKYFK